A region from the Cuculus canorus isolate bCucCan1 chromosome 14, bCucCan1.pri, whole genome shotgun sequence genome encodes:
- the LOC104065556 gene encoding ADP-ribosylation factor-like protein 3: MGDVQKGSPTMPRSQGLLSVIQRLKGSPEQELRIVLLGLDNAGKTTLLKRLASEDVSTITPTQGFNIKSVHSHGFKLNVWDIGGQRSIRPYWRKYLGSTDLLIYVIDSADQKRFEETGQELAELTEEESLTGVPLLVFANKQDLVTAAPAAEIAEGLSLHTYRDREWQIQACSALSGEGVQDGMNWISSQIMNRKK, translated from the exons ATGGGTGATGTACAGAAG GGCTCCCCCACCATGCCGCGCTCCCAGGGGCTGCTCTCTGTCATCCAGAGGCTAAAGGGCTCCCCGGAGCAGGAGCTCCGCATCGTCCTGCTGGGGCTGGACAACGCAGGGAAGACCACGTTGCTGAAACGCCTGGCGTCTGAGGATGTCAGCACCATCACGCCCACCCAG GGCTTTAACATAAAAAGCGTTCACTCGCATGGCTTCAAGTTAAATGTCTGGGATATCGGGGGACAGCGCTCCATCCGCCCATACTGGAGGAAGTATCTGGGCAGCACAGATCTGCTG ATTTATGTCATTGACAGCGCAGACCAGAAGCGTTTTGAGGAGACAGGGCAG gagctggcagagctcaCGGAAGAGGAGTCCCTCACAGGGGTCCCACTACTGGTGTTTGCCAACAAGCAGGACCTAGTGactgcagcacctgcagcagaAATTGCGGAAGGGCTGAGCCTCCACACATACCGGGACCGGGAATGGCAGATCCAGGCCTGCTCAGCCTTATCTGGGGAAGGAGTGCAG gaTGGGATGAACTGGATTTCCAGCCAGATCATGAACAGGAAGAAGTGA
- the RGS14 gene encoding regulator of G-protein signaling 14, with protein MQGKAKLLLVHNGRMGPAVSDGELNASRARGSNHSVNSLTGPPTTCGSTQGSVVSWAESFETLLQDHVAVAYFTEFLKKEFSAENVYFWQACEHFQQIPASNTQQLAQEARRIYDEFLSSHSVNPVNIDKQAWIGEDMLATPSPDMFRTQQLQIFNLMKFDSYTRFVKSPLYQACLRAESQGQPLPDLQPHSRSSSPPPDLSKKSKLKLGKSLPLGVETAGSGANRSPRRSFRKGERREPSWAEGREGGGSAMLWRESQGSLNSSASLDLGFLSSASTAASTAASPWTEGHRKSLGGSEAELSTKPMKYCCVYLPDGTASLASVRPGHSIRDMLAGICEKRGFSLPDIKVYLVGNEQKPLVLDQECSVLADQEVKLENRISFELEISSLNKTIRITAKSTKRIREALQPVLGKYGVSVEVALLRRQGEPTTLDLEKLVSTVAAQKLILETPTDMRVTESAEAAAAPSPLQSEEGSPTAAESDVLWEMPSSFSRPRSSAATNLNRRTYDLEGLVELLNRAQSCRANDQRGLLSKEDLVLPDFLQLPGQDDRACEGSDQPHTSHPGSEGNVHPQPAQAQPPVDHEPR; from the exons ATGCAGGGCAAGGCCAAGCTGCTGCTGGTCCACAACGGCCGCATG GGCCCGGCTGTGTCGGATGGAG agtTAAACGCCTCCAGGGCCCGTGGCAGCAACCACAGCGTGAACAGCCTGACAGGACCGCCGACCACCTGTGGCTCCACACAGGGGTCTGTGGTCAGCTGGGCTGAATCTTTCGAGACGTTGCTGCAGGACCACGTGGCCGTCGCCTACTTCACT GAGTTCCTCAAGAAGGAGTTCAGTGCTGAAAACGTCTACTTCTGGCAGGCATGCGAGCATTTCCAGCAGATTCCAGCCAGCAACACGCAGCAG CTGGCCCAGGAGGCGCGGCGGATCTACGATGAGTTCCTTTCCAGTCACTCGGTCAATCCAGTGAACATAGACAAGCAGGCCTGGATTGGGGAGGACATGCTGGCTACCCCCTCCCCAGACATGTTTCgcacccagcagctccag ATCTTTAACCTGATGAAGTTTGACAGCTACACGCGCTTCGTGAAATCCCCACTCTACCAAGCCTGCCTGCGGGCAGAGAGCCAGGGGCAGCCCCTGCCTGACCTGCAGCCCCACTCCCGCAGCAGCAGCCCCCCGCCTGACCTTAGCAAG AAGTCAAAGCTGAAGCTGGGCAAGTCCCTGCCACTGGGTGTGGAGACGGCAGGCAGTGGTGCCAACCGCAGTCCCCGGCGGTCCTTCAGGAAGGGAGAGCGTCGGGAGCCCTCCTGGGCAG AGGGGAGAGAAGGTGGTGGGAGTGCCATGCTGTGGCGAGAGTCCCAGGGCTCACTCAACTCCTCGGCCAGCCTGGACCTGGGCTTCCTGTCCTCTGCCAGCACTGCCGCCAGCACGGCTGCCAGCCCGTGGACCGAG GGCCATCGGAAGAGCCTGGGTGGCAGTGAGGCAGAGCTGTCTACCAAGCCCATGAAGTACTGCTGTGTGTACCTGCCTGACGGCACAGCCTCGCTGGCCTCTGTCCGGCCTGGCCACTCCATCCGCGACATGCTGGCAGGGATATGCGAGAAGCGTGGCTTCAGCCTCCCCGACATCAAGGTCTATCTGGTGGGCAATGAGCAG AAACCATTAGTGCTGGACCAGGAGTGCTCCGTGTTGGCAGACCAGGAAGTGAAGCTGGAAAACAGGATAAGCTTTGA GCTGGAAATCTCCTCCCTCAACAAGACCATCCGCATCACAGCAAAGTCAACCAAGCGCATCCGGGAAgcactgcagcctgtgctggggaAGTACGGCGTGAGCGTGGAGGTGGCATTGCTGCGGCGG CAAGGTGAGCCAACCACCCTGGACCTGGAGAAGCTGGTCAGCACAGTGGCTGCTCAGAAACTCATCCTGGAAACGCCAACTG ACATGCGAGTGACAGAGagtgctgaggctgctgctgccccctcccccctccagAGCGAG GAGGGAAGCCCAACAGCAGCAGAGTCTGATGTGCTGTGGGAGATGCCATCTTCCTTCTCCCGTCCCCGGTCTTCAGCTGCCACGAACCTGAACCGCCGCACGTATGACCTGGAAG GTCTGGTGGAGCTACTGAACCGTGCCCAGAGCTGCCGGGCCAACGACCAGCGTGGGCTGCTCTCCAAGGAGGACTTGGTCCTGCCTGACTTCCTTCAGCTCCCAGGGCAGGATGACAGGGCCTGTGAGGGGTCAGATCAGCCCCATACCTCTCACCCAGGCTCCGAGGGGAATGTCCATCCTCAGCCTGCACAAGCTCAGCCTCCAGTTGACCATGAGCCCCGATGA